GTTCTACCCATTTACGTTTCCAGTCACCTCCGGCCCCGGAACGCTGGTCGTTCTGCTCACTCTCAGCGCCCGGTTTTCGGAGGGGCCCGATAGCGCGGTCGTTCTCGCCCATCTGGCGCTTTTCCTTGCAATTGTCGCGGTCAGCCTGCTGGTGTTTGTGTGCTATGCACATGCCGCGAAACTCACGAAGCTGATTCCGGCCTCAACCGCCCACGGAATTTTGCGGGTAGTGGCGTTCATACTGCTCTGCATCGGAGTGCAGATCACATGGAATGGCGCCTCGGCATTGATCGCAACGTTGTCTCGCCATTAGGCAGCCAGCCCCATATCTCCGCCGAGCCGAGAGATGGGACACGCGTCCGTAACGAAAACGAGTAGGTGCGGGCTCCCCAGGCGCACTCTTGGGTGATCCAACCAGGACGGCAATGAAGATTCAGATAAAACGAGCCTACGAACCGGCTGCCCCGTCCGACGGGTTCCGCATCCTCGTGGATCGCCTGTGGCCGCGAGGATTATCCAAGGAGAAGGCGCACATTGACCTTTGGCTGAAAGAGATCGCTCCGAGCCCGGAGTTGAGGACATGGTTCGGCCATGATCCAGCCAAATGGAAAGAGTTCCGCTCTCGCTACCTGTCGGAATTACGGGGAAAAAGCGACGAAATCGATCAGATCAGAGAGAAAGCCAGGGACGGAGTCGTGACACTGGTATACGCGGCAAAGGACGAACAGCATAACGATGCCGTCGTGCTGCTTGAGCGAATCAGCCACCCGTGAGCGTCAGAAGCGTACAGACCTGTTCAATTGCGAATCCAGCAAAATATCGGCATAGACCGTCTGCTGTGGCAGAACGATGGAGAAGCAGGTCCCATGCCCTGAAGGATCGGTCGAGGTTTCGAACTCGATCGTTCCGCCATGTCCTTCCACAAATTGCCTGGCGATAAACAGCCCGATTCCTGTGCCGATAGTGTGCCGCGTCGTGAAAAAGGGTTCGAAGATGCGCTCTCGATGCTGGTGAGGAATCCCGCAGCCGGTGTCCTCAATGGAAAGGCGCACGGCGGGCCCATCGTCCTTCATGATGTCCTCCACAGTAACACTGAGGTCCCCTCCATCCGGCATCGCGTAGATTGCATTAATGATGAGATTCGAGATGACCTGCATCATCTCTCCCGTGCGCAGCACCAGTCTGGCTTCAGAGTTCAGACTGGCCTTCACGAGCGCTCCAACGGTTTTACAGCGAGGCCCGTAAATGCGAAGCACATCTGCCACGAGGCTCGAGATTGAGATCAGAGCAACGGCAGAGTGCTCTCGATAAAACCCCAACGTCTGTCGGGCAAGATGGGCAATACGGATTAACTCTGTCTCTGCATCTTCGGCATAGGCGAGAACCTGAGAAGAATTCGCGGCGTTCGTCTTAATGAGAAAGACAAGATTCAACACCGCTTCAAGTGGATTGTTGATCTCGTGGGCGATCGTAGCCGCCATGCGACCGGCAGCCGCCAGTTTCTCGGCCTGGATCAGTGCCTTCTCCATATTTTTCCGGCGCGTTAGATCGCGCAGGATAGAAGACGAGCCGACGACGGCGCCAGAACTGTCACGAAGGGGAGAAATCCCAAGATCGACGTGCAGGGTTCGTCCGTCTTTCGACAAACGAAGCGTTTCATAATTTTCAAGCTTCTCGCCGTTGCGGATGCGGCCGAGAATGGCCCTCTCCTCTTCGTGGAGATGGGCAGGGACAAGGTCGAAGATCGGCCTTCCAACCATCTCCTCTTTACTGAAACCGAAGATCTGCACTGCAGCCTGATTCCAGCTTGTAATACGGCCATTCAAATCTTTACTCAGGATCACGTCA
This genomic window from Terriglobus albidus contains:
- a CDS encoding DUF488 domain-containing protein; the encoded protein is MKIQIKRAYEPAAPSDGFRILVDRLWPRGLSKEKAHIDLWLKEIAPSPELRTWFGHDPAKWKEFRSRYLSELRGKSDEIDQIREKARDGVVTLVYAAKDEQHNDAVVLLERISHP
- a CDS encoding sensor histidine kinase produces the protein MGLLNSDQRKLELVVQSGLLLAKNLDLQTIVQAATDAGLELCGAQFGAFFYNVLDKHGERYALYTLSGVAREKFAKFPMPRNTGVFAPTFEGTGIVRSADITKDPRYGQNAPYKGMPEGHLPVRSYLAVPVKASSGEVLGGLFYGHEEAGIFELECEELLAMVAAQAAAAIENVRLREQLTRKIADLEKSKLNLMNVSGHVTALAAIVESSDDVILSKDLNGRITSWNQAAVQIFGFSKEEMVGRPIFDLVPAHLHEEERAILGRIRNGEKLENYETLRLSKDGRTLHVDLGISPLRDSSGAVVGSSSILRDLTRRKNMEKALIQAEKLAAAGRMAATIAHEINNPLEAVLNLVFLIKTNAANSSQVLAYAEDAETELIRIAHLARQTLGFYREHSAVALISISSLVADVLRIYGPRCKTVGALVKASLNSEARLVLRTGEMMQVISNLIINAIYAMPDGGDLSVTVEDIMKDDGPAVRLSIEDTGCGIPHQHRERIFEPFFTTRHTIGTGIGLFIARQFVEGHGGTIEFETSTDPSGHGTCFSIVLPQQTVYADILLDSQLNRSVRF